The Tripterygium wilfordii isolate XIE 37 chromosome 4, ASM1340144v1, whole genome shotgun sequence genome has a window encoding:
- the LOC119997298 gene encoding uncharacterized protein LOC119997298, giving the protein MAYIPPHKRHSMVLEKLSPTPEFLVPRFKRYTNLKSAKSYIERSGKIVYANNAISRWFMVGSTQADQFPASVNLERVSLEAFERRTVGKPLALVNSHLMREECNDQSGSIWRRPWASISGTVLQDILSTFEIMKNEMDFHELEVIKPVLVARFGKVLFHGSPSVSLEGIKESEVAEATLRQLRRTFYTSVPTSYMENIVDVVAPEIGVDFEDEKDIYHVKLSDSRRQDALISCKCSVTNENRLELYKVELNQIRHMVIDISCLEKSRDLRLMFCAKRILTSLTDDEKCSIRELINCAVPDTDVKGGLRWPVGKASSGDRDRYNVIGVWHTISKTYNSPSLRLKVRRADRFDFKTSTGEATNEIVLKLKGIVSELQEHKLQDSVSVMLEDTLKLIWEHFLSHEHSPLP; this is encoded by the exons ATGGCTTACATTCCTCCTCACAAGCGGCATTCAATGGTTCTAGAGAAGTTATCGCCAACCCCAGAGTTTCTTGTTCCTCGGTTTAAGAGATACACAAATTTAAAGTCAGCAAAATCTTATATAGAGAGAAGTGGAAAGATTGTATATGCAAACAATGCCATATCTAGATGGTTTATGGTTGGTTCGACTCAGGCTGACCAATTTCCTGCTTCTGTTAATCTTGAGCGGGTTTCCCTCGAAGCCTTTGAGCGGAGAACGGTAGGAAAGCCTCTGGCTTTGGTCAACAGTCATCTGATGAGAG aAGAGTGTAATGATCAAAGCGGGAGCATTTGGAGAAGACCGTGGGCATCAATAAGTGGAACAGTATTACAAGACATCTTATCTACTTTTGAAATCATGAAAAATGAGATGGATTTTCATGAGTTAGAAGTAATAAAGCCAGTGTTGGTTGCTAGATTTGGTAAAGTTCTTTTCCATGG GAGCCCTTCTGTGAGCCTTGAGGGCATTAAAGAAAGTGAAGTTGCTGAAGCTACTCTGAGACAATTAAGAAGAACATTTTACACGAGTGTTCCTACATCATATATGGAAAATATTGTCGATGTAGTTGCCCCAGAAATTGGAGTGGATTTTGAAGACGAGAAGGACATATACCATGTAAAG CTGTCTGATAGCAGAAGACAAGATGCACTCATTTCATGCAAATGCAGTGTGACAAATGAAAACAGGCTTGAACTCTATAAG GTTGAACTCAACCAAATTCGTCACATGGTTATAGACATATCTTGCCTTGAAAAAAGTAGAGACCTGAGGCTAATGTTCTGTGCCAAGAGGATCTTAACATCTCTGACT GACGATGAGAAGTGTAGCattagagaattgatcaattgTGCAGTTCCAGATACAGATGTAAAGGGCGGACTGAGATGGCCTGTTGGAAAAGCATCTTCTGGAGATAGAGATAGATACAACGTCATTGGGGTTTGGCACACGATATCGAAAACATACAATAGTCCATCTTTGAGGCTCAAGGTAAGACGTGCTGATCGATTTGATTTCAAAACTTCGACTGGGGAAGCTACGAACGAGATTGTGCTGAAGTTGAAAGGAATCGTCTCAGAATTGCAG GAACACAAGTTGCAAGACTCGGTCTCTGTCATGCTTGAAGACACCTTGAAGTTGATATGGGAGCACTTCCTGAGCCATGAACATTCTCCTCTGCCATGA